In Aureibacillus halotolerans, the genomic window TCTTTGATATTTGTTCCTCGATATCTATCTTTTCCATTTGCCCGACTGCAATGTTTTCTTTCACTGTCAGCGAGTAACGTTGGAAGTCTTGAAATAGAGCCGATATTCTTGCACGCAGATCTTTTGGATTCAGTTTTTCTGCATCCAATCCATTTATCAAAATACGACCATTTGTTGGTTTATAAAAGCCTAACAATAATTTTATAAGCGTTGTTTTTCCGGCCCCATTTTCACCAACGAGTGCGATGCGATCCCCAGCAGTAATGCGTAAGTTTATATGTTGGAGAACCGGTGCTTTTGAATGAGGGTACCAAAAAGAAACGTCTTCAAAAACAATCTCTTTTATGGGGCCCATACCGAGCACTAGCCCCGTGAAGTTTTCTGTTTGGAGGTCCATGAAATCAAAATATTCGTCCATGTATTTTAAGTCATTTACAACGAGAACGCCGCCCCATAAAAAGGACCTTGTTTGGCTTTGAAATTGAATGATGCCTGTGATTAAGGCAGTCAATGCCCCGATTGTTACACCACCGTTTACATGCGAGTCGACGATCATAAAAAGGGCAATGGCAAGCGTACAAACAAGGCCAATTGTACTGATGACATGATAGATAAATTCCTGATACGTATGCGAAAGGCGTTGCTTTCTCAACTTGCTGTTTAAGTAACGCCATCGCTGTAGAAGATACGCTCCTGTGTCAAACAATCGGAGCTCCGCAGCCGCCTCTTTCCCAGTGAGTAGATCGGCAAGGTAATCAAGCTTCCTTTCACCTTCTGTTTGCCGTCGTTGCAATATATATTTTGCATACAGTGGGATGATTCGTATGGAACAAAATAGTAGCGTACCAGCCCCTACGAGTATTGGAATTGTCCATGTCAACGTACTAAAATAAAACAGCAAAGAACCTAATGTTATGGTAGAAGTAAGCACTCTAAAAAGGAATGTCATTGTGGAATAAAAACGCTGGTCAATGCCAGCTTGGATTCTTTTCAGTTGATCATACAAAGCGTTTTCTTCAAATGAAATGAGGGGCAGAGATTGTGCTTTTTGAATAATATTCTGTTGCATGTTTTCTTTAATATGTTCATGGGCATTGTCTTGGAAAACAAGGCTATAACGTAAGACAATAATTTGCATTATTGAGAGGATAAAAAATGCCGATGCCCACACAAGTAAAGAAGCACTGAGATGTTTTGTTTCTAATAAAGTGACAATATCATCAATGAAATTCTGGAGAATCACTAGTTTAAGGAAAGGAAGCACGCCAACAATGAGTGTGAGAAATAGAGAGAAGATAGTTTCTTTTGGAGAAACGGTAAAGATGAATGTAATGAATTTCAAAAAACTTCTACTGCGTTGAAAAGTGCCTTCTTGGTCCTTAATCACTAGAATCCTGCCTCCTTTGTTGTGTACCAACTGGATTGCAGTTTATACAGCCGAGCATAAGCTCCATTCTGATGCATCAGCTTTTCATGACTTCCTTCTTCTAAGATCGTCCCATTGCTCAGAAAAATGATGCGATCCGCAAGTTGTGCAGACCCCAGTCTATGTGTGATAAACAAAACTGTTTTTTCCATGGCCATATCTCTGAGCCGATGATAGAGTTGAAATTCTGTTTTGGGATCAAGGGATGCTGCTGGTTCATCGAAGACGACGAAAGGTGAATCGCGAAAATTCGACCTGACTAAAGCGATCTTTTGCCACTGCCCTCCTGACAAGTCTTTTCCGTCACTAAATAGATGTCCTAACATTGTATTTAATCCTTGTTTAAGAAAGCGAATGTCTTGCAAAAAATCTGTTTCTTTAGCTGCTTGATACATTTTCTCATCATTATGAATGTCGGTGATTGAACCGATTCCAATGTTTTCTCGTACCGTTAAATGGTAACGCATATAGTTTTGAAATACGGCATTTGCATGTGGTTGCCAATCCGTTTCATTGAGCCGTAGACCATTCACGACGATTGTTCCGTACGTTGGCTCATAAAGGTTCAGAAACAACTTAGCAATTGTGCTTTTTCCTGCTCCATTTTCACCGACGACTGCAATGGTTTCACCCGAATGAATTGTCAGGTTAATGTGATGAATGGCTGGTTTCGTTTGTCCGGGATAAGTAAAGCTGACGTCTTTAAATTCAAGGATGGCATCAGCGATCCTAGGAGAAACTTTCTTTCGTGGCTTTTCGATGTCATTATGCTTTAAAAAATCGGGAAGGTACTGAAAATCATTGTAAAACCTTGAGATGTCATCGATATAAAAGGAGGTCATACGGACAATCTCTTCGAAACGGTTAAGGAGGTATAGCGTAGCCACCAATAAACCAATTGAAATGGTTCCGTAGACAGCAGAAAAAACAAGAGCTCCAATCACAACACCAATTAGAATTTCTACACCTAAGAAGGAAAGAAGAGTTTCGTTGGCAACTTTTTTCTTTGCCTTGTACATGTCGTCTATTTTTCGATGACTAATCGTTTTCCAACGATTTAGAAAAAAATTGCTTAGGCCAAACAAGCGTAATTCTGCTGCGGATTCTTTTTTCGTGGAAAGGTCTCGCCAATAGTTTAATTGACGTTGAAGAGGGGATTGCTGGTAATTCACTTGAATAAAAGCGTGATTGGCTTTTTTCAACGAGAGGGCGACAGGTGTCACGCCAATTAACAACAAAATGGCAGCATAGGCATGAATGTGTGCAACGGCAATGATAACAACAATGAATTCAATGAAATGAATGGATAATCGGGCGACCGACTCAATCGTTGAACCAATATCTTTGTTGCTCGCCTGTTTGCTTCGCTCCAGTGAATCGTAATAATCAGCGCTGTCGAAGCCTATTAAATCAAGAGAACTCGCCTTCTCGTAACATCTTGTTTTTAAATATTCCCCAACGTTTTCATTGAGCTGACCTGCAATCAAAGGCTGTGCAGACATGGCAACCTCCTTAAGAAGCATAGAGCCTATCAAACATAGAAACCAAAAGAATAAGTGATGTTCAGTATCATGCAAGCCATTGATAAATTCGGTAATCGCCCATGCTTCTAAAGCAGTACATGAACCTGCCACTATCATGACAATAAAAAAGAAGAGCATAGACCTTTTGGAGGTTTTCCAAACGACTTCGAGAAGAAAGGAGAATACCGGGAGTGTTTTTTGGCATTGAATAGGAATGGAGTACGCTATTTTTCTCGTCATTAAAGTAAAGAATCGCATCGTTCAGCTCCTTTTCTTTAACAGCATTAACAATGAATTTATTTTATTATGAAATTTCGGATTAAAACACCCTTTTTTTTACAATTTTTTCATGGTATAATTAATATAAGGTAATATAGCAAAACGTATCTAATCGGACTTCTACGCTCTAAATCACTAGATGAATCCCCCTTATTAATTCAATTCACTTCATAAAAATGAGGTCATAAAGAAGCCACTAGAGAGACCCCAGCGGCAAGAAAACACGACGAGGTCTTTTCGAGTCGATGTTGCACTTGTACCCGTAGGGTGAAAAAAAAACACGATGAGGTCCTTTCGAGTCGATGATGCACTTGTGCCATTTATGGTGTAAAGAAATCAAGACCGCTGCGTCAAAACACTCCGCTTTCCGCGGGCACGGCTTCAGCTTCCTCGGAAAGCAAGCTTTCCTGCGGGATCTTCAGCTCGCGCTGTTCCCGCAGGAGTCTACGTATTTTGACTACGCTGATGGTTGTTTCTGCGTAAATGGTTTTTATTTTTATTGGTCTCGTATAACTGAGAAAAAAGCGTGTTAAGGCGTGTTGCTTACCAATCAAGACAAGGAAGTGCATCCTTTCATGCAAAATTACATCATCTAGGGCAGTATTGATCCAGTGGTGGACTTTATGTTTAGCTAACTTGCTCATTGTGAAATCAGTGGATGCGAGGTGATATAGATCATTTGACTTCTTCAAAAAAACGCCTGCTGTATTCTGTAAATATAAAAGTGCTAAAGAAGGTCGTCTTTCAGTAACAATGCGGACTTCTAGACTTTAAATCACTAGATGAATCCCTTTTTGATTCGTGTCACATCATAAAATGAGTCCATCATTAAAAGCAACTACTAGAGAGACTCCAACGGCAAAGAAAACACGACGAGGTCTTTTCGAGTCGCTGCTGCGCTTGTGCCCTTTAGAGTGAAAGCGAGCGAATGGCAGCTTGTATAAAAAGCAACACCAACATTGAATTGCAGGCTTACCCGGTTATATCTAAGCGTGTCTGTTGAGCAACGAAAAAAGCATGGTCAACGGGGGACCATGCTTTCAGAATGTAGAATATACCTGGTTGAATGAAAACAGCCCGAAGGCTCGGTCCACTGCGATCGAGCTTTTCTAATGCAAGACACCGTGGACATCGCGGTATCTAGTAAGCAGTCGAATCCAGCTACGTGAAAAGAGGGCTAGAAAAATGACATTTGCACATGCGTGGGCGACGTCGAACCAGATGCTTTGCACATAGGTTAAGATGACCATTTCCCATGAGATGGTTTCTAAAAATGGAAGTAGCGTAACAACATTCATAAACCAGCCAAAGAGTAGACCGGTCACGGCACCATAGAAGCATAAGATCCACGTAGGCATTCGTCGTAGCCAGCCAGCGCCTGCTCCCATCAGCCCCCAAGCGAGCATCTGAAAGGGAGTCCAAAGGCCTTGACCTAAAAAAAGATTGGACGCACAGGCGGCCACAGCGCCGACAAGAAAGCCGGCACCAGATCCAAAAACAACGCCAGTGACGATAACGACAAATGAGGTGGCCTGCACAGAAGGGATCGCTGCAAATGGCAGGCGTGCGATGGCGGCTGTAGCTGAAAGTGTAGCAATGAGAATGAGTTCACGAGCGGTCAACTGCCGCTTTTCTAGACGAACAAGAAAAACCAAAAAGGCTGCGAGTAGGAGTACGACGGTTGCAATGGTGTACGTCTGAATGAGAACTAGGCAGATGCCACTGCCGAGCAGAAGGATAGCGATGCTGCGCAAAACTGTTGTCACTGCCATCGCTCCAACGCCTCCGACAATGTTAAACAGCCTGGCGCCATATCTCTTAAGGCACGGTGTATGGTTGTGCTATAGAGGGCGTTGCCGGTGAGAACTTCTTTAGGTGAACCATCCACTTGTAACGCCCGATCAAATAGCATACCGCAACGATTAGAGGCAACTGCTGCAAATTCAATATCGTGGGTGGTGAACAACAGCGCGGTTTGCGCTGGTAGTTCATTTTCCAAAAGCTCTAGAAGCCTTTGTTTAGCAATTGGATCAAGTCCCTTTGTTGGTTCATCCAGTAACAATATTTCAGGGCTTCGGGCAATAAGACAGGCGAGCGCAGCTTTCTGCATTTCTCCACCACTGACATCAAAGGGATGTCGGTCAAGAAGCTGTATAAGACCAAAACGTTCGGCAAATTCCGTAAGCATCGATGGCTCAGTCAATGCAGCTGTGAGTTCTTCACTAATCGTGTTTTCTGAAAAAAACAAAGCAGGTTGCTGAGGCAAATAGGCGATCTGTTTTGCATGCTCTGTACGGCGTTTTTTATATGGTTTTCCGTGCAAACGGAACCTTCCCGCTTGTGGTGTGTGAATGCCTGCGAGCAATTTTAAAAGCGTGGACTTGCCTGATCCATTGCTGCCGAACAACGCCATCCGGTCCCCAGCATGAAGTTGGAAGGAACAATCCCAAAGAATGGCCTCAGAGCCCGGATAATGAAAATCGATATGTTCAAAAGCCAAGACCGGTGTCTCACGTACAACTGCTGGTTCATTTGCTTCGGATTGAAAGGCTGGGCGCACTGTATGAAGCCACGACATTGTGGAGCGAACGTCCATGGGAGGGCTCGTTAAGTCTATAGCTGGCGCTTTTTCTAAATAGAGTCGGGTCACATCTGGACAAAACGATTTAAAGGGAGAAGAAGAGTCATTCGCTTGATGAACAAATTCAATCGGTTTTCCTTGAAAGACAAGCTGGCCATTATCCATCATCCAAACCGTGTCGACCAAAGGCAACATTTCCTGAAACCGATGCTCAGATAAAACAATAGTGGTCCCTAATTCGCGGTTAATCTGGACCAACACCGACA contains:
- a CDS encoding ECF transporter S component encodes the protein MAVTTVLRSIAILLLGSGICLVLIQTYTIATVVLLLAAFLVFLVRLEKRQLTARELILIATLSATAAIARLPFAAIPSVQATSFVVIVTGVVFGSGAGFLVGAVAACASNLFLGQGLWTPFQMLAWGLMGAGAGWLRRMPTWILCFYGAVTGLLFGWFMNVVTLLPFLETISWEMVILTYVQSIWFDVAHACANVIFLALFSRSWIRLLTRYRDVHGVLH
- a CDS encoding ABC transporter ATP-binding protein, encoding MRFFTLMTRKIAYSIPIQCQKTLPVFSFLLEVVWKTSKRSMLFFFIVMIVAGSCTALEAWAITEFINGLHDTEHHLFFWFLCLIGSMLLKEVAMSAQPLIAGQLNENVGEYLKTRCYEKASSLDLIGFDSADYYDSLERSKQASNKDIGSTIESVARLSIHFIEFIVVIIAVAHIHAYAAILLLIGVTPVALSLKKANHAFIQVNYQQSPLQRQLNYWRDLSTKKESAAELRLFGLSNFFLNRWKTISHRKIDDMYKAKKKVANETLLSFLGVEILIGVVIGALVFSAVYGTISIGLLVATLYLLNRFEEIVRMTSFYIDDISRFYNDFQYLPDFLKHNDIEKPRKKVSPRIADAILEFKDVSFTYPGQTKPAIHHINLTIHSGETIAVVGENGAGKSTIAKLFLNLYEPTYGTIVVNGLRLNETDWQPHANAVFQNYMRYHLTVRENIGIGSITDIHNDEKMYQAAKETDFLQDIRFLKQGLNTMLGHLFSDGKDLSGGQWQKIALVRSNFRDSPFVVFDEPAASLDPKTEFQLYHRLRDMAMEKTVLFITHRLGSAQLADRIIFLSNGTILEEGSHEKLMHQNGAYARLYKLQSSWYTTKEAGF
- a CDS encoding ABC transporter ATP-binding protein, giving the protein MISLRNRSFQFANSAKKTLEDVTTEVRSGEFVLLIGPTGSGKTTLLRQWIPSLVPFGEVHGEACIDEVDVTTLPKRDIAKSIGMVFQDPDRQLVMETVSQELAFTLENVGIASDVIRKRMMEVVYYLDLHSLLHVSVDALSGGQKQLVALASALMLQPRVLLLDEPTSQLDPVAAKQFLSVLVQINRELGTTIVLSEHRFQEMLPLVDTVWMMDNGQLVFQGKPIEFVHQANDSSSPFKSFCPDVTRLYLEKAPAIDLTSPPMDVRSTMSWLHTVRPAFQSEANEPAVVRETPVLAFEHIDFHYPGSEAILWDCSFQLHAGDRMALFGSNGSGKSTLLKLLAGIHTPQAGRFRLHGKPYKKRRTEHAKQIAYLPQQPALFFSENTISEELTAALTEPSMLTEFAERFGLIQLLDRHPFDVSGGEMQKAALACLIARSPEILLLDEPTKGLDPIAKQRLLELLENELPAQTALLFTTHDIEFAAVASNRCGMLFDRALQVDGSPKEVLTGNALYSTTIHRALRDMAPGCLTLSEALERWQ
- a CDS encoding ABC transporter ATP-binding protein gives rise to the protein MIKDQEGTFQRSRSFLKFITFIFTVSPKETIFSLFLTLIVGVLPFLKLVILQNFIDDIVTLLETKHLSASLLVWASAFFILSIMQIIVLRYSLVFQDNAHEHIKENMQQNIIQKAQSLPLISFEENALYDQLKRIQAGIDQRFYSTMTFLFRVLTSTITLGSLLFYFSTLTWTIPILVGAGTLLFCSIRIIPLYAKYILQRRQTEGERKLDYLADLLTGKEAAAELRLFDTGAYLLQRWRYLNSKLRKQRLSHTYQEFIYHVISTIGLVCTLAIALFMIVDSHVNGGVTIGALTALITGIIQFQSQTRSFLWGGVLVVNDLKYMDEYFDFMDLQTENFTGLVLGMGPIKEIVFEDVSFWYPHSKAPVLQHINLRITAGDRIALVGENGAGKTTLIKLLLGFYKPTNGRILINGLDAEKLNPKDLRARISALFQDFQRYSLTVKENIAVGQMEKIDIEEQISKTAHASEANSFIQSLPNTYDTLLGKDFDGVELSQGQWQKIAIARAYLRNSDVLVLDEPTAALDPEAEVAVYKHFQKISQEKTVLLISHRMGVTTLANRIIVLKNGMIVEQGSPSELTEMENGHYAKLFRSQAEWYTSL